One window of the Pseudomonas knackmussii B13 genome contains the following:
- a CDS encoding DUF2950 domain-containing protein, with product MPLIPRIALFSLLPLLIPPAQAQEVFKSPDEAAAAFVAALGTEHADADRLAKLLGDDWHNYIPVKNIERKDVDAFLDLYKQHHEIRDDGKGRAHLVAGNEGWTLPILLRQGKDGWAFDAKDSVDEIRDRRIGRNELATIQAVKAYHDAQLDYATKDRNGDGLLEYAQKFESADGKFDGLYWADQPGVEESPLGPLFGDAKPEGEWHGYHYRILTAQGPSAPGGAYDYRIGKHMTRGFALVAWPARYGDSGVMTFMISHDGEVFEKDMGPDSAKLALAMKNFDPDSSWTEVKDDDTASN from the coding sequence ATGCCCCTGATCCCACGCATAGCCCTGTTCTCGCTGCTGCCGCTGCTCATTCCTCCGGCCCAGGCGCAGGAGGTATTCAAGAGCCCGGACGAAGCCGCCGCGGCCTTCGTCGCCGCGCTCGGCACCGAACACGCCGACGCCGATCGCCTGGCCAAGTTGCTCGGCGACGACTGGCATAACTACATCCCGGTCAAGAACATCGAGCGCAAGGACGTCGATGCCTTCCTGGACCTGTACAAGCAACATCACGAAATCCGTGACGACGGCAAAGGTCGCGCTCACCTGGTGGCCGGCAATGAAGGTTGGACCCTGCCGATCCTGCTGCGCCAGGGCAAGGACGGCTGGGCCTTCGACGCCAAGGACAGCGTCGACGAGATTCGCGACCGCCGCATCGGCCGTAACGAACTGGCAACCATCCAGGCAGTGAAGGCCTATCACGACGCGCAACTGGACTACGCCACGAAGGATCGCAACGGCGACGGGCTGCTCGAATACGCGCAGAAGTTCGAGAGCGCCGACGGCAAGTTCGACGGTCTCTACTGGGCCGACCAGCCTGGCGTCGAGGAGAGTCCGCTGGGCCCGCTGTTCGGCGATGCCAAGCCCGAAGGCGAATGGCACGGCTACCACTACCGCATCCTCACCGCCCAGGGCCCGTCCGCTCCCGGCGGCGCCTACGACTACCGGATCGGCAAACACATGACCCGCGGCTTCGCCCTGGTCGCCTGGCCTGCTCGCTATGGCGACAGCGGCGTGATGACCTTCATGATCAGCCACGACGGCGAGGTGTTCGAGAAGGACATGGGCCCGGACAGCGCCAAGCTGGCACTGGCGATGAAGAACTTCGACCCGGACAGCAGCTGGACCGAGGTGAAGGACGACGACACTGCCTCGAACTGA
- a CDS encoding MOSC domain-containing protein, translating to MPSLSALYRYPLKSGQVEPLDNIRLDALGLEGDRRWMVVEEANGRFLTQRLLPQMGRIEARWEEGFGALRLRAPGMEDLSVVVPATDDALRGVTIWRDILQVPDAGDAAADWLSRFLGRPCRLVMIPEQRARQVDTAYANAGEKVHFGDGFPLLLIGQGSLDDLSARVGRPLDMLRFRPNLVVEGAAAFAEDSWKRIRIGEVEFRVAKPCSRCILTTIDPHTGERDAQREPLATLMQYRNVDGEAMFGQNLIAEGRGELRLGMPVEILE from the coding sequence ATGCCAAGCCTCAGCGCCCTCTACCGTTATCCGCTCAAGTCCGGACAGGTCGAGCCCCTGGACAACATCCGCCTGGATGCCCTCGGCCTGGAGGGCGACCGCCGCTGGATGGTCGTCGAGGAGGCTAACGGCCGTTTCCTCACCCAGCGCCTGCTGCCGCAGATGGGCCGCATCGAGGCGCGCTGGGAAGAGGGCTTCGGCGCCCTGCGCCTGCGCGCGCCGGGCATGGAGGATCTCTCGGTGGTCGTGCCCGCAACCGACGACGCGCTGCGCGGTGTGACCATCTGGCGCGACATCCTGCAGGTGCCGGACGCCGGTGACGCCGCCGCGGACTGGCTCAGCCGCTTCCTGGGCCGGCCCTGCCGCCTGGTGATGATTCCCGAACAGCGCGCGCGCCAGGTCGACACCGCCTACGCCAATGCCGGCGAGAAGGTGCACTTCGGCGATGGCTTCCCGCTGCTGCTGATCGGCCAGGGCTCGCTGGACGACCTTTCCGCGCGGGTCGGTCGTCCGCTGGACATGCTGCGCTTCCGCCCGAACCTGGTGGTGGAGGGCGCCGCGGCTTTCGCCGAGGACAGCTGGAAGCGCATCCGCATCGGCGAAGTGGAGTTCCGCGTGGCCAAGCCTTGCAGCCGCTGCATCCTCACCACCATCGACCCGCACACCGGCGAGCGCGACGCGCAACGCGAGCCGCTGGCCACGCTGATGCAGTACCGCAACGTCGACGGCGAGGCGATGTTCGGACAGAACCTGATCGCCGAAGGGCGCGGCGAACTGCGCCTCGGCATGCCGGTGGAAATCCTCGAGTAG
- a CDS encoding chemotaxis protein CheV, with translation MAGILDSVDQRTQLVGQNRLEILVFRLAGRQQFAINVFKVQEVLQLPRLTLIPQRHPMICGVINLRGQTLPVIDLSHAIGMRPLRPEERSTIIVTEYNRSVQAFLVGGVERILNLNWEAVQPPPGGAGRQHYLTAITRIDDRLVEIIDVEKVLAEIVPMNTRVSPERLDNELLMQTSDREVLVVDDSSVAVSQLRDTFSQLGLKMHVATDGLRALRQLKAWADSGVDVNEKLLMVFTDAEMPEMDGYRLTTEIRNDPRLSDLYVVLHTSLSGSFNEAMVRKVGCDDFLSKFQPDKLVEVIRRRLEKVPA, from the coding sequence ATGGCCGGCATTCTCGACAGCGTCGATCAACGCACCCAACTGGTGGGCCAGAACCGCCTGGAAATCCTGGTGTTCCGCCTGGCTGGTCGGCAGCAGTTCGCCATCAACGTGTTCAAGGTCCAGGAAGTGCTGCAGCTGCCGCGCCTGACCCTGATTCCGCAGCGCCACCCGATGATCTGCGGGGTGATCAACCTGCGCGGCCAGACGCTGCCGGTGATCGACCTGTCGCACGCCATCGGCATGCGCCCGCTGCGCCCGGAAGAGCGCAGCACCATCATCGTCACCGAGTACAACCGCTCGGTGCAGGCGTTCCTGGTTGGTGGCGTGGAGCGCATCCTCAATCTCAACTGGGAAGCGGTGCAGCCGCCGCCCGGTGGCGCGGGGCGCCAGCACTACCTGACCGCGATCACCCGCATCGACGATCGCCTGGTGGAGATCATCGACGTGGAGAAGGTGCTCGCCGAAATCGTGCCGATGAACACCCGCGTTTCCCCCGAGCGCCTGGACAACGAGCTGCTGATGCAGACCAGCGACCGCGAAGTGCTGGTGGTGGACGACTCCAGCGTGGCCGTCTCCCAGTTGCGCGACACCTTCAGCCAGCTCGGCCTGAAGATGCACGTGGCCACCGACGGGCTGCGCGCGCTGCGCCAGCTCAAGGCCTGGGCCGACAGCGGCGTGGACGTCAACGAGAAGCTGCTGATGGTCTTCACCGATGCCGAGATGCCTGAGATGGACGGCTACCGGCTGACCACCGAGATCCGTAACGATCCGCGCCTGAGCGATCTCTACGTGGTGCTGCACACCTCGCTGTCCGGCAGCTTCAACGAGGCGATGGTGCGCAAGGTCGGCTGCGACGATTTCCTCTCCAAGTTCCAGCCCGACAAACTGGTTGAAGTGATCCGCCGGCGTCTGGAAAAAGTCCCCGCCTGA
- the yegS gene encoding lipid kinase YegS, with protein MTKPHALLILHGKQATNEGVRAAVLACREAGWQLDVRVTWEEGDAERLVDEALADGYPTLIAGGGDGTARAVADALARAEADASLALLPLGTANDFARAAGIPLEPDAALALLEQPARPIDLGEVEGQLFLNMATGGFGSTVTANTSEDLKKLLGGAAYLLTGLSRFSEVHSAQGHFRGPGFEWRGEFLALGIGNGRQAGGGHPLCADALADDGLLDLSILPKPGDLLTTLGSLLGSGGGLRELLVRARLPWVELDAGEGLAINLDGEPLEARRARFEVRPAAIRLHLPADSPLLRTNAAS; from the coding sequence ATGACGAAACCGCATGCACTGCTGATACTGCACGGCAAGCAGGCCACCAACGAGGGCGTGCGCGCCGCCGTGCTGGCCTGTCGCGAGGCGGGCTGGCAACTGGATGTGCGGGTGACCTGGGAGGAGGGCGATGCCGAGCGCCTGGTCGATGAGGCTCTTGCAGACGGTTACCCGACGCTGATCGCCGGCGGCGGCGATGGCACCGCGCGCGCCGTGGCCGATGCCCTGGCGCGCGCCGAGGCCGACGCCAGCCTGGCCCTGCTGCCGCTCGGCACGGCCAACGACTTCGCCCGTGCCGCCGGCATTCCCCTCGAACCGGATGCGGCGCTGGCCTTGCTGGAGCAACCGGCGCGCCCAATCGACCTGGGCGAGGTAGAGGGCCAGCTGTTCCTCAACATGGCGACCGGCGGGTTTGGTTCCACCGTCACCGCCAACACCTCCGAGGACCTCAAGAAGTTGCTCGGCGGCGCCGCCTACCTGCTGACCGGGCTAAGCCGCTTCAGCGAGGTGCATTCGGCGCAGGGGCATTTCCGTGGACCGGGATTCGAGTGGCGCGGCGAATTCCTCGCCCTGGGCATCGGCAACGGCCGCCAGGCGGGGGGCGGGCACCCGCTTTGCGCCGATGCGTTGGCCGACGACGGTCTGCTCGACCTGAGCATCCTGCCGAAGCCGGGCGACCTGCTCACGACCCTGGGCAGCCTGCTCGGCAGTGGTGGTGGCCTCCGCGAGCTGCTGGTCCGCGCACGCCTGCCGTGGGTTGAGCTGGATGCCGGCGAAGGCCTGGCGATCAATCTCGATGGCGAGCCATTGGAGGCCCGTCGGGCGCGCTTCGAGGTGCGTCCCGCGGCCATTCGTCTGCACCTGCCGGCGGACTCGCCCTTGCTGCGAACGAACGCGGCCAGCTGA
- a CDS encoding FGGY-family carbohydrate kinase encodes MSEQSYLLAIDNGTQSVRVLLFDLAGNLVGKGKVELEAYYSTQPGWAEQDPEYYWAKLGEACQQLWAQTGIDRSLIRGVSLTTQRGTVIHVDAEGRPLRPAILWLDQRRAEVEGHIKGPWGWLFKLAGAEGAVDYFRSQAEVNWVAQQQPELHAATHKVLLLSGFLTHRLCGRFVDSLACSVAYLPFDYKRLKWAAPRDWKWQAVEVRPEQLPELFKPGEKLGAISAEASRHTGIPEGLPLIAAGADKACEALGAGAIEPSVACLSYGTTATINTTRSRYLETIPLIPPYPAAIPDHFNTEVMIYRGFWMVSWFKREFGLREMQRASELGVEPEALFDELVNQVPPGSMGLMLQPYWTPGIREPGLEAKGAVIGFGDVHTRAHLYRAILEGLAYALRQGKERIEKRSGTRIERLRVAGGGSQSDAAMQLTADIFGLPAERPHVYEASGLGAAIDCAVGLGLFPDFASAIAAMTRVGQVFQPRAEAQRTYERLYREVYQRMYRQLKPLYQSIREITGYPA; translated from the coding sequence TTGAGCGAACAGAGCTACCTGCTGGCCATCGACAACGGCACCCAGAGCGTGCGCGTACTGCTCTTCGACCTCGCCGGCAATCTGGTGGGCAAGGGCAAGGTCGAGCTGGAGGCGTATTACTCCACCCAGCCTGGTTGGGCCGAGCAGGACCCGGAGTACTACTGGGCCAAGCTCGGCGAGGCCTGCCAGCAGCTCTGGGCGCAGACGGGCATCGACCGCAGCCTGATCCGTGGCGTGTCGCTGACCACCCAGCGCGGCACCGTGATCCACGTTGACGCAGAAGGCCGCCCGCTGCGCCCGGCGATCCTCTGGCTGGACCAGCGCCGCGCGGAGGTCGAAGGGCACATCAAGGGGCCTTGGGGCTGGCTGTTCAAGCTCGCTGGCGCCGAGGGTGCAGTGGACTACTTCCGCAGCCAGGCCGAGGTCAACTGGGTCGCCCAGCAGCAACCGGAATTGCACGCTGCGACGCACAAGGTGCTGCTGCTTTCGGGCTTCCTGACCCATCGCCTGTGCGGGCGCTTCGTCGACTCGCTGGCCTGCAGCGTCGCCTACCTGCCGTTCGACTACAAACGCCTGAAGTGGGCCGCGCCGCGCGACTGGAAATGGCAGGCGGTGGAGGTCCGCCCCGAGCAGTTGCCCGAGCTGTTCAAGCCTGGCGAGAAGCTCGGAGCGATCAGTGCCGAGGCCAGTCGTCACACGGGTATTCCCGAGGGCCTGCCACTGATCGCCGCGGGTGCCGACAAGGCCTGCGAGGCGCTCGGCGCCGGCGCCATCGAGCCAAGTGTGGCGTGCCTTTCCTATGGCACCACGGCGACCATCAACACCACCCGCTCGCGCTACCTGGAAACCATTCCGCTGATCCCGCCGTACCCGGCGGCGATTCCCGACCACTTCAACACCGAGGTGATGATCTACCGCGGCTTCTGGATGGTCAGCTGGTTCAAGCGCGAGTTCGGCCTGCGCGAGATGCAGCGCGCCAGCGAGCTGGGCGTGGAGCCGGAAGCGCTGTTCGACGAACTGGTGAACCAAGTGCCGCCCGGCTCCATGGGTCTGATGCTGCAGCCTTACTGGACACCGGGCATCCGCGAGCCGGGCCTGGAGGCCAAGGGCGCGGTGATCGGCTTCGGCGACGTGCATACCCGCGCGCACTTGTACCGCGCCATTCTCGAAGGCCTCGCCTACGCACTGCGCCAAGGCAAGGAGCGCATCGAGAAACGCTCCGGCACGCGCATCGAACGCCTGCGCGTGGCCGGCGGCGGTTCGCAGAGCGATGCGGCCATGCAGCTGACTGCGGACATCTTCGGCCTGCCGGCGGAGCGCCCGCACGTCTATGAAGCCTCCGGCCTGGGCGCGGCCATCGACTGCGCGGTGGGGCTGGGGCTGTTCCCGGACTTCGCTAGTGCCATCGCCGCCATGACCCGCGTCGGCCAGGTGTTCCAGCCGCGCGCGGAGGCGCAGCGCACCTACGAGCGGCTCTACCGCGAGGTCTACCAGCGCATGTACCGGCAGCTCAAGCCGCTGTACCAGAGCATCCGCGAGATCACCGGCTACCCGGCGTGA
- a CDS encoding glycerol-3-phosphate dehydrogenase/oxidase — protein sequence MPAWNADWRREALAELAAQDWDLIVVGGGITGAGILREAARRGWRCLLVEQRDFAWGTSSRSSKMVHGGLRYIAKGQLGLTRDSVRERQRLLGEAPGLVEPLSFVMPHYRGGFPGPKVFGGLLALYDALAGRRNHLYYPLQQLRYLAPGLKEDGLLGGTQFSDAVVDDARLVMRVLDEARADAGEALNGLRVRELTRQGGRVTGLLAEDSEGAGTFQFRARAVALATGAWADQLRRIQGGEHIRPLRGSHLLLPAWRLPVAHAFSFMHAADKRPVFVFPWEGAIVVGTTDLDHRESLDRDARISDEEVDYLLAACAQQFPSARIERADVRSTWSGVRPVVASGTGEKKPSDEKREHALWVEPGCVTLAGGKLTTFRLLALEVLRACAPMLGRELQEEQGTVFAEPPATELPGLGPQQKRRLAGRHGRNLTQLARLIGEIGSERIGGSDCLWAELAWAAEGELVLHLDDLLLRRTRLGLLLADGGAAELPAIRALCQPRLGWDDQRWQREESDYLDLWRRCYSLPESVR from the coding sequence ATGCCGGCCTGGAACGCCGACTGGCGCCGGGAAGCGCTCGCCGAGCTGGCGGCGCAAGACTGGGACCTGATCGTGGTCGGTGGCGGCATCACCGGTGCCGGCATCCTGCGCGAGGCCGCGCGGCGCGGCTGGCGTTGCCTGCTGGTCGAGCAGCGCGACTTCGCCTGGGGCACCTCCAGTCGCTCGTCGAAGATGGTCCACGGCGGCCTGCGCTACATCGCCAAGGGCCAGCTCGGCTTGACTCGCGATTCGGTGCGCGAACGCCAGCGCCTGCTCGGCGAAGCGCCGGGTCTGGTGGAGCCGCTGAGCTTCGTGATGCCGCACTATCGCGGCGGCTTCCCCGGGCCGAAGGTGTTCGGCGGCCTGCTGGCGCTGTACGACGCCCTGGCCGGGCGACGCAATCATCTTTATTACCCGCTGCAGCAACTCCGCTATCTGGCCCCCGGCCTGAAAGAGGACGGTTTGCTTGGCGGCACCCAGTTCAGCGATGCCGTGGTGGACGATGCGCGGCTGGTCATGCGCGTGCTCGACGAAGCGCGCGCCGACGCTGGCGAAGCGCTCAATGGGCTGCGCGTACGCGAACTGACGCGCCAGGGCGGCCGCGTGACCGGCCTGCTCGCCGAAGACAGTGAAGGCGCTGGCACGTTCCAGTTCCGCGCGCGTGCCGTGGCGTTGGCCACTGGTGCTTGGGCGGACCAGCTGCGGCGCATCCAGGGTGGCGAGCACATCCGTCCGTTGCGCGGCAGCCACCTGCTGCTGCCGGCCTGGCGGCTGCCGGTCGCGCATGCCTTCAGCTTCATGCACGCGGCGGACAAGCGCCCGGTGTTCGTCTTCCCCTGGGAAGGTGCGATCGTGGTTGGCACCACCGACCTCGACCATCGCGAGAGCCTCGACCGCGACGCACGCATCAGCGACGAGGAAGTGGACTACCTGCTGGCCGCCTGCGCCCAGCAGTTTCCCTCGGCCCGCATCGAGCGCGCCGACGTGCGTTCGACCTGGTCCGGTGTGCGCCCGGTGGTCGCCTCGGGCACCGGGGAGAAGAAACCTTCGGACGAGAAACGCGAGCACGCGCTCTGGGTCGAGCCGGGCTGTGTGACCCTGGCTGGCGGCAAGCTCACCACCTTCCGCCTTCTGGCGCTGGAGGTGTTGCGCGCCTGCGCCCCCATGCTCGGCCGAGAACTTCAGGAAGAGCAGGGCACCGTCTTCGCCGAGCCGCCTGCCACCGAACTACCTGGCCTCGGTCCGCAGCAGAAGCGGCGCCTGGCCGGTCGCCACGGCCGCAACCTGACACAGCTGGCGCGGCTGATCGGCGAAATCGGCAGCGAGCGAATCGGCGGCAGCGATTGCCTGTGGGCCGAGCTGGCCTGGGCGGCGGAGGGCGAACTGGTGCTGCACCTGGACGATCTGCTGCTGCGCCGCACGCGCCTGGGCCTGTTGCTGGCCGACGGTGGCGCGGCTGAGTTGCCGGCGATCCGTGCGCTCTGCCAGCCGCGCCTGGGTTGGGACGACCAGCGATGGCAGCGTGAAGAAAGCGATTACCTGGATCTCTGGCGGCGTTGCTACAGCCTGCCCGAGTCGGTTCGATAA
- a CDS encoding FAD-binding oxidoreductase has product MRRWNGWGEETTAMELPAAGREFLAEAIGPGMALADASLEAVLAKVPASRLAEHPLVIREAHDRLMHARGQSLADWLAMREGEFGLFPDGVAYPQSAEQIRELMRYAEAQDCLLIPYGGGTSVAGHINPPASDKPVLTVSLAHMNRLLELDEESLVATFGPGANGPQVESQLRARGYTLGHFPQSWELSTLGGWVASRSSGQQSLRYGRIEQLFAGGTLETFAGSLEIPTFPASSAGPDLRELVLGSEGRFGVISSVKVRISRLAEQESFYVVFLPSWERGLAAMRSLAQARVQLSMLRLSNAVETRTQLTLAGHPGQIAWLERYLNWRGAGEDKCMLTFGVTGSRAQNAASLKAARRMLKDFGGVFTGTLLGRKWEASRFRSPYLRETLWQAGYVVDTLETATDWSNVDNLLNRIESNLRGGLAAEGERVHVFTHLSHVYGEGSSIYTTYVFRPASSYAKTHERWRRLKESTSRVIVENRGTISHQHGVGKDHAPYLPTEKGELGMATLRTLAAHFDPAGRLNPGTLLQD; this is encoded by the coding sequence ATGCGACGCTGGAACGGATGGGGTGAGGAAACGACGGCCATGGAGCTGCCCGCGGCGGGCCGCGAGTTCCTCGCCGAGGCGATCGGGCCGGGCATGGCGCTCGCCGACGCCAGCCTCGAAGCGGTGCTGGCCAAGGTGCCCGCGTCGCGTCTGGCTGAGCATCCGCTGGTGATCCGCGAAGCGCACGACCGCCTCATGCACGCCCGCGGCCAGAGCCTGGCCGACTGGCTGGCGATGCGCGAAGGCGAGTTCGGCCTGTTCCCCGATGGCGTCGCCTATCCGCAGAGCGCCGAGCAGATCCGCGAGTTGATGCGCTACGCCGAAGCCCAGGACTGCCTGCTCATCCCATACGGCGGCGGCACCTCGGTGGCCGGCCACATCAATCCGCCGGCTTCGGACAAGCCTGTGCTGACCGTATCGCTGGCGCACATGAATCGCCTTCTCGAGCTGGATGAAGAGAGCCTGGTCGCCACCTTCGGCCCCGGCGCCAATGGCCCGCAGGTGGAGAGTCAACTGCGCGCCCGCGGCTACACGCTCGGGCACTTCCCGCAGTCCTGGGAGCTGTCCACCCTCGGCGGCTGGGTCGCCAGCCGGTCCAGCGGCCAGCAGTCGCTGCGTTATGGCCGGATCGAGCAACTGTTCGCCGGCGGCACCCTGGAAACCTTCGCCGGATCGCTGGAGATTCCGACCTTCCCGGCATCCTCCGCCGGTCCCGACCTGCGCGAGCTGGTGCTCGGTTCGGAAGGGCGCTTCGGGGTGATTTCCTCGGTCAAGGTGCGCATCTCGCGGCTAGCCGAGCAGGAGAGTTTCTACGTGGTCTTCCTGCCCTCCTGGGAGCGGGGCTTGGCGGCCATGCGCAGCCTGGCGCAGGCGCGCGTCCAGCTGTCCATGCTGCGCCTGTCTAATGCCGTGGAAACCCGCACCCAGCTGACCCTGGCCGGGCACCCCGGGCAGATCGCCTGGCTGGAGCGCTACCTGAATTGGCGCGGCGCGGGCGAGGACAAGTGCATGCTGACTTTCGGGGTCACCGGCTCGCGGGCGCAGAACGCCGCTTCGCTGAAGGCCGCGCGACGGATGCTCAAGGACTTCGGCGGGGTGTTCACCGGCACGCTGCTGGGGCGCAAGTGGGAAGCCAGCCGCTTCCGCTCGCCGTACCTGCGCGAAACCCTCTGGCAGGCCGGCTATGTGGTCGACACCCTGGAGACGGCCACCGACTGGAGCAACGTCGACAACCTGCTCAACCGCATCGAGTCCAACCTGCGCGGCGGCCTGGCGGCGGAGGGCGAGCGCGTCCACGTGTTCACCCACCTGTCGCACGTCTATGGCGAAGGTTCGAGCATCTACACCACCTATGTATTCCGCCCGGCATCCAGCTATGCGAAGACCCACGAACGCTGGCGCCGGCTGAAGGAAAGCACCAGCCGGGTGATCGTCGAGAACCGCGGCACCATCAGCCACCAGCACGGCGTGGGCAAGGACCACGCGCCCTACCTGCCGACCGAGAAGGGCGAGCTGGGCATGGCCACGCTGCGCACCCTGGCCGCGCATTTCGACCCGGCCGGGCGCCTCAACCCCGGCACCCTGTTGCAGGACTGA
- a CDS encoding AraC family transcriptional regulator — MHALGYTSVPALLKYLRQAEHLGLDIDAALQAAGLTRAQLADNGQRLPSEAHERLLGYFCEHANDPLFGLHSARFVQPGSWSVLGYITMNCANLGEAMNRIMPYEKLVGDMGTSRLEPGEGHVRLIWNCRHQTAEIRRHMVENVLASWLLYARWIADFEGSPQEVWFEHEQPAGTDLAEYESLFGAPVRFGQPCSALLVPLQLLAFPLRQADANLLRTLEEHALAMMAELDDDEPLPLRVRNALRLLMKDGLPRKERVAERFEMTVRTLQRHLQQAGTSYQQILDALRQELAEHYLLHSDLPIQDIAQYLGFTESRSFHRSFKGWTGETPGEYRLRHRQAAG, encoded by the coding sequence ATGCACGCCCTCGGCTACACATCCGTACCCGCCCTGCTCAAATACCTGCGCCAGGCCGAACACCTCGGCCTGGACATCGATGCCGCGCTGCAAGCCGCCGGCCTCACCCGCGCGCAACTGGCCGACAACGGCCAACGCCTGCCCAGCGAGGCGCACGAACGCCTGCTCGGGTACTTCTGCGAACATGCCAACGACCCGCTTTTCGGCCTGCATTCGGCGCGTTTCGTCCAGCCCGGGTCCTGGAGCGTGCTGGGCTACATCACCATGAACTGCGCCAACCTCGGCGAGGCGATGAACCGCATCATGCCCTACGAGAAACTCGTCGGAGACATGGGCACCAGCCGCCTCGAACCGGGCGAAGGCCATGTGCGGCTGATCTGGAACTGCCGCCACCAGACCGCGGAAATCCGCCGGCACATGGTGGAAAACGTGCTCGCCTCCTGGCTGCTGTACGCGCGCTGGATCGCCGACTTCGAGGGCTCGCCGCAGGAGGTGTGGTTCGAGCACGAACAGCCGGCGGGCACCGACCTCGCGGAATACGAAAGCCTGTTCGGCGCGCCGGTGCGCTTCGGCCAACCCTGCAGCGCCCTGCTGGTGCCGCTGCAATTGCTCGCCTTCCCCCTGCGCCAGGCCGACGCCAACCTGCTGCGCACCCTGGAAGAACACGCATTGGCGATGATGGCCGAGCTGGACGACGACGAGCCGCTGCCACTTCGGGTGCGGAACGCCCTGCGCCTATTGATGAAGGACGGTCTGCCACGCAAGGAACGCGTCGCCGAACGCTTCGAGATGACAGTGCGCACGCTGCAGCGCCACCTGCAGCAGGCCGGCACCAGCTACCAGCAGATCCTCGACGCCCTGCGCCAGGAACTCGCCGAGCACTACCTGCTGCACAGCGACCTGCCAATCCAGGACATCGCCCAGTACCTGGGCTTCACCGAATCGCGCTCGTTCCACCGCAGCTTCAAGGGCTGGACCGGCGAAACGCCCGGCGAGTACCGCTTGCGGCATCGGCAAGCGGCGGGCTGA
- the glp gene encoding gephyrin-like molybdotransferase Glp, translated as MSGCDKPGLLPVEEALERLLDLARQTPINEVERVSLGEADGRVLAEPLLSGLDLPPWDNSAMDGYALRLADWQGEPMAVSQKIFAGVAPEALQLGTCARIFTGAPLPQGADCVEMQENVEVLADGRVRFLQPLKFGQHVRPQGQETLKGECVLPAGTRLGAIELGLAASLGQAELSVRRKPRVALLSTGDELVEPGKPLALGQIYNSNRALLKAWLLRSGCEVVDAGILPDDLAKTCEVLGSLAGVDLILSTGGVSVGEADFLGAALREAGELSLWKLAIKPGKPLTVGHYQGVPVIGLPGNPASTLVTFALLARPYLLRRLGVEEVAPLRFEVPAGFAWKHAGNRREYLRARLENGRALLYPNQSSGVLRSAAWADGLVEVREGRTLEEGEMLPFIPLSEVLN; from the coding sequence ATGAGCGGCTGCGACAAGCCCGGCCTGCTGCCGGTCGAGGAGGCGCTGGAGCGTCTGCTCGACCTGGCGCGGCAGACGCCGATCAACGAAGTCGAACGCGTGTCGCTGGGCGAGGCCGATGGCCGCGTGCTGGCCGAGCCGCTGCTTTCCGGTCTCGATCTGCCGCCGTGGGACAACAGCGCCATGGACGGTTACGCGCTGCGCCTTGCCGACTGGCAGGGCGAGCCCATGGCCGTGAGCCAGAAAATCTTCGCCGGTGTGGCGCCTGAAGCTCTTCAACTCGGTACCTGCGCGCGCATTTTCACTGGCGCTCCGCTGCCGCAAGGCGCCGATTGCGTGGAGATGCAGGAGAACGTCGAGGTCCTGGCCGATGGCCGCGTGCGCTTCCTCCAGCCGTTGAAGTTCGGTCAGCATGTGCGCCCGCAAGGCCAGGAAACCCTCAAGGGCGAATGCGTGCTGCCCGCCGGTACGCGCCTGGGTGCCATCGAGCTGGGCCTGGCCGCCTCGCTCGGCCAGGCCGAACTGTCGGTGCGACGCAAACCGCGCGTGGCCTTGCTGTCCACCGGCGACGAACTGGTCGAGCCGGGCAAGCCGCTGGCGCTAGGGCAGATCTACAACAGCAACCGCGCGCTGCTGAAGGCCTGGTTGCTGCGCAGTGGTTGCGAAGTGGTGGACGCCGGCATCCTGCCCGACGACCTGGCGAAGACCTGCGAAGTGCTGGGCTCGCTGGCTGGCGTCGATCTCATTCTTTCGACCGGTGGCGTATCGGTGGGCGAGGCGGACTTCCTGGGCGCGGCGCTGCGCGAAGCCGGCGAGCTGTCGCTGTGGAAGCTGGCGATCAAGCCGGGCAAGCCGTTGACCGTCGGCCACTATCAGGGCGTGCCGGTGATCGGCCTGCCGGGCAACCCGGCTTCGACCCTGGTGACTTTCGCGCTGCTGGCGCGCCCCTACCTGCTGCGCCGTCTGGGTGTGGAGGAGGTAGCGCCGTTGCGCTTCGAAGTACCCGCCGGGTTCGCCTGGAAACACGCTGGAAACCGCCGCGAGTACCTGCGCGCGCGCCTGGAGAATGGCCGCGCGCTGCTCTACCCGAACCAGAGCTCCGGCGTGCTGCGCAGCGCGGCTTGGGCAGACGGTCTGGTGGAGGTGCGCGAAGGGCGGACGCTGGAAGAGGGCGAGATGCTGCCCTTCATTCCGCTGAGCGAAGTGCTGAACTGA